A region of Pseudorasbora parva isolate DD20220531a chromosome 14, ASM2467924v1, whole genome shotgun sequence DNA encodes the following proteins:
- the impg2b gene encoding mucin-2 — MPDLPFKYIWWALVVVVLLTGHCSTDTGAGTHEDYLSNGYTRFLDANDVLNRSLVAGKGKTPSYLSGEGKTALSRRKRDLLFPNGVKLCSHETVQQAVQNHLNYFHLRVCQETVWEAFKIFWDRLPEKEEYQTWMRKCQNSSVSVFDIGQSFSQSAEHLALISNRVGVASMTSTSAPTSSWQPECRHQTTTTAPIQANVATTKQVSFLIPEEVTDSQDVTPQTIADQMFSTTKAAELQMTLGITPKPDLITAFEDSPRISTSLPIELTSEDTLKPVSETELDATKGPVKTLDVTIQHEEVNVVSESKLLITDRTPEEATSRKYDYMIPITFEDSLRTSTTIPTLVTYTSGSTEVLKTAGVTIQHEVDVVSESTVLTTDRTPEDSTSKKYENDIPTNFENPPGISISTPTIITSEFTEGQSESEPEVKLDATHGPVKTAVVTIQHEEVADVSESTLMATDITPEEFTSEKYEYVIPTSFEDALGASTSSSTELTTETTVKQDVTNGLVKTAGVTIPHVDVVSESTLLTTRTPEDTPSKKYEKDIPTNFEDSPGISTSTPTIITSEFTEEPHSETKPEIGLDATHDTVKTTVVTIQHKEVDVVSKSTLMTTDRYPEDSTSVKFDYDGSTTFEDSLGITTNIPIGVTSVSTEEFISVTKLDIGQGVTEDPVKIVDATINYVEDVSEATLMPTGRIPGGFTYAKYETDLPATLEELPGVSTNTPSIVTREYIENYISETEIEVGRDVTESPGKSSLVTIQHVDVDVISEATMMSTDRAPVGSPSEISPVQNVVPEDPMQTTPTELLEVSPTEGLPNSETDKGVVKITYVTTLPEMLSPTAPAFKSTEVARNFTGEVFLEKTSVVATGNDTGFVTLLDKDEEETLYAKEGIPTPEMTTVKELPDTETESTHEVSKETHEPTVGTGDNLGEEVDIITETPEVTKVTAEEIPKVTEETTEGSDVFTERDTLVDEDTTAITKSSEMMTDATEVFEVDFEDNGTEKVTVLENSLGDFEGGKSDATGELGDVTEAAFFEESSEESTERFSVKEFTETSTKFTSVATTGITPEATLDNSFDIVTLENDIVAFVTEGMEYKLEETSRKEDGVGETLFEDTMPDPDLTVTEFEKDILTTAIYEDKQVTDLSRIKDDTQKVVVETIHEVTDDVHDTRGFSSRETPKVVTETVKVLTEAYVISKAPEVILKTSEVMPETPEVTSRTPLLTSELSEVPKKVPETPGVRVVQLKPAEEDTPTPISKVEDITVVLNDLTTTIQKTFSTTLQILPQDISNDILDENNMIGNEIDDMLVRPIRPFGEHIVELSIKLRGESYDDALRDPSSYYYQHLSELFIEKIEEVFERLPGFKKIFVLEFRPQKDIEGGLAVVVHYAVVLEGDSAGISNETMDYINLHSNMVENSFTDPDELPTVVYTITDFRNYITEALHKENFIRNTTLDVDPDSLQLENVETLLPSKPTSRPLDSNDMMDNVLASEKPPDVPGQDLSNNDIFISNDDFVDPVDTVDPWMDEKNQDTNANDVIILEESTTLSPAEVSLKNLDIELASKSETSSSAPAPGAENDGILEEEGFLQTATTVSPIIGTTTGVALPTETPPKVEETPVSPVEPPDLEVTTQSDFIDLGSGSGFSGDHLGPDIWPWVSGTPQEVLTDDEDEIHQPQEDQESIEEQLERHHQDLPPEDPFLDRVLVTQDIRTHPHFTTTDEAPVFLTMETLTVELSMQTQVAPESYDDYFPDESSTMDTHVTNRPLLHVFTSAEAQDVEASQSPDTVSSSTHKDYTERLVTPTVIPPSTAVTTDKYTTSTDNKQSKETVGASVVMLASTTKPNKISSTTQLPVIIDIETFSEEGSTTYSEAADHLVTKGITELPALLWTEVEGSDEVKILDEEMESIKFVPTKSPVTELSEEDIVGDEILVATTVPTTIATDGPSLDHVASLSPEKDSPFTRIPHSSIDENEPVPESTTEPLPTHLPTHSVLQEMTQTDAVHTHFATVLLGEDIVGDGKLVATTVPTTVAPDGPSLDHSASLSPEKESPFTRISHSSIDEDEPVPESTTEPPQSPTHSVLQEMTQTDAVHMYVETVSEEPVLSENDDGDSTTIFHSSTMSVIQDVLEHLETVSSTTVPSFFKPTFRPTDKIVNPGETSDNSVQEHTVGSRSDIKDLILPTELVNSDSTTMKVPPPVNPNITEFEVSFDIFPFDGQSHDEDSGSGFAHGTDLASIALPASPGRALIVFFSLRVTNMMFSEDLFNKSSTEYKALEQRFQELLVPYLQSNLSNFQNLEILNFRNGSIVVNSRMKFGKPVPHGVTTAVYLILEDFCNTAYQTMNLAIDKYSLDVESGDNADPCKFQACNEFSQCLVNRWSGEAECVCNAGYFSVDGLPCQSICDIQEDFCQNDGKCDIIPGKGAICRCRVGENWWYRGEHCEEFVSEPLVVGIAIASVAGFLLVASGVIFFLARTLRDQYDTDDSEDPLRYAENAPSLERATKYNPMFESEATAGYSQYYRRYPITAGHSTGSAEISTDFSSEEIRHIYENSELTKEEIQDRIRIIELYAKDRQFADFVRQHQGTLDARRESSSN, encoded by the exons ATGCCTGATCTaccttttaaatacatttggtGGGCTCTGGTAGTAGTAGTGCTGTTGACCGGACATTGTTCCACAGATACAG GTGCTGGAACTCATGAGGATTATTTATCAAATGGATATACAAGATTTTTGGACGCCAATGACGTTTTGAATCGCTCATTGGTAGCAGGTAAAGGTAAAACACCGAGTTACTTGTCTGGTGAGGGGAAAACGGCTCTCTCCAGACGGAAAAGAGACCTTCTGTTCCCCAATGGAGTTAAACTTTGCTCACATGAGACGGTGCAACAGGCAGTACAGAATCATCTCAACTACTTTCACCTGCGAG TGTGCCAGGAAACAGTTTGGGAGGCTTTCAAAATCTTCTGGGATCGCTTACCCGAGAAAGAGGAGTACCAGACCTGGATGAGGAAATGCCAAAACAGTAGTGTTAGCGTGTTTGACATCGGCCAGAGCTTTAGCCAGTCAGCTGAGCACCTTGCTCTGATTTCAAAT AGGGTAGGGGTGGCTTCAATGACATCAACAAG TGCACCCACCAGCTCATGGCAGCCTGAATGCAG ACATCAGACAACGACTACTGCGCCAATACAAGCAAATGTAGCCACAACCAAACAAG TCAGTTTTCTGATTCCTGAAGAAGTAACAGATTCACAGGACGTCACACCACAGACCATTGCAGACCAAATGTTTTCCACCACCAAAGCTGCAGAGCTTCAAATGACGCTTGGCATCACCCCAAAGCCTGATCTTATCACGGCCTTTGAGGACTCACCAAGGATAAGCACTAGTTTACCTATAGAGCTCACAAGTGAGGACACTTTGAAACCTGTTTCAGAAACTGAACTGGATGCTACCAAGGGTCCTGTCAAAACATTAGATGTTACCATTCAACATGAAGAGGTGAACGTTGTCTCTGAGTCTAAATTATTGATCACTGATAGAACTCCAGAGGAAGCTACTTCAAGAAAGTATGATTATATGATTCCAATAACTTTTGAGGACTCGTTAAGAACAAGCACTACTATTCCTACGCTAGTCACCTACACAAGTGGCTCTACTGAAGTGCTGAAGACAGCAGGTGTAACCATTCAACATGAAGTTGATGTTGTATCAGAGTCTACAGTATTGACCACTGATAGAACTCCAGAAGATTCTACTTCAAAAAAATATGAGAATGAtattcccacaaactttgagaACCCGCCAGGGATAAGCATTAGTACTCCTACAATAATCACCAGTGAATTCACTGAAGGGCAATCAGAATCCGAACCGGAGGTGAAACTGGATGCTACTCATGGTCCGGTTAAGACAGCAGTTGTTACCATTCAACATGAAGAGGTGGCTGATGTCTCAGAGTCTACATTGATGGCCACTGATATAACTCCAGAAGAATTTACTTCTGAAAAATATGAATATGTTATCCCCACATCCTTTGAGGACGCACTGGGGGCAAGCACTAGTTCATCTACTGAACTCACAACCGAGACCACTGTAAAACAGGATGTTACCAATGGTCTAGTTAAGACAGCAGGTGTTACCATTCCACATGTGGACGTTGTCTCAGAGTCTACATTACTGACCACTAGAACTCCAGAAGATACTCCTTCAAAAAAATATGAGAAAGAtattcccacaaactttgaggATTCACCAGGGATAAGCACTAGTACTCCTACAATAATCACCAGTGAATTCACTGAAGAGCCTCATTCAGAAACCAAACCAGAGATAGGATTGGATGCTACTCATGATACGGTTAAGACAACAGTTGTAACCATTCAACATAAAGAGGTGGATGTTGTCTCAAAGTCTACACTTATGACCACTGATAGATATCCTGAAGATTCTACTTCGGTAAAATTTGATtatgatggttccacaactttTGAGGACTCTCTAGGTATAACTACCAATATTCCTATAGGAGTTACCAGTGTATCTACGGAAGAGTTTATTTCAGTAACTAAATTGGACATTGGGCAAGGTGTTACTGAAGATCCTGTTAAAATAGTAGATGCTACAATAAATTATGTAGAAGATGTGTCAGAGGCTACATTGATGCCCACTGGTAGAATTCCGGGAGGTTTCACCTATGCAAAGTATGAGACTGATCTCCCTGCAACCCTTGAGGAATTACCAGGAGTAAGTACTAATACTCCTTCAATAGTCACTAGAGAATACattgaaaattatatttcagAAACTGAAATTGAAGTTGGACGAGATGTTACTGAAAGTCCTGGTAAATCATCACTTGTTACCATTCAGCATGTAGATGTTGATGTTATCTCAGAAGCTACAATGATGTCCACTGACAGAGCTCCGGTAGGTTCTCCTAGTGAAATATCCCCTGTTCAGAATGTAGTACCAGAGGATCCAATGCAGACAACTCCTACAGAACTGCTAGAGGTTTCCCCCACAGAAGGGTTGCCAAACTCTGAGACAGATAAGGGTGTTGTCAAAATCACATATGTGACCACTTTGCCAGAAATGCTGTCACCCACTGCACCTGCATTTAAGTCAACTGAGGTTGCTAGAAATTTTACTGGGGAAGTCTTCCTTGAGAAAACTTCTGTTGTAGCTACAGGGAATGACACTGGATTTGTAACATTACTTGACAAAGATGAGGAAGAGACACTGTATGCTAAAGAGGGCATACCTACACCAGAGATGACAACAGTTAAAGAACTACCGGATACTGAGACAGAGAGTACTCATGAAGTGTCAAAGGAAACGCATGAGCCTACAGTGGGCACAGGGGATAATTTAGGTGAGGAAGTGGACATTATAACTGAGACCCCAGAAGTTACAAAGGTGACAGCTGAAGAGATACCCAAAGTGACAGAGGAAACTACAGAAGGTTCCGATGTATTTACTGAGAGAGACACACTTGTGGATGAGGACACAACTGCCATTACTAAATCTAGcgagatgatgacagatgcaACAGAAGTTTTTGAGGTTGATTTTGAAGACAATGGCACAGAGAAAGTAACAGTTCTTGAAAACTCACTTGGAGATTTTGAGGGAGGAAAAAGTGATGCTACTGGTGAATTAGGGGATGTAACTGAAGCTGCTTTCTTTGAGGAATCATCTGAGGAAAGCACTGAAAGGTTTTCGGTTAAAGAGTTCACAGAAACTTCTACTAAGTTCACAAGTGTGGCCACAACTGGAATCACACCTGAGGCTACACTTGATAACTCTTTTGACATTGTTACCCTGGAAAATGACATCGTAGCATTTGTAACCGAAGGCATGGAATATAAGCTAGAAGAAACATCTAGAAAGGAAGATGGTGTTGGGGAAACACTTTTTGAAGACACAATGCCAGACCCAGACCTTACTGTTACTGAGTTTGAAAAAGATATACTGACAACTGCCATATATGAGGATAAACAAGTTACAGATCTTTCAAGAATTAAAGATGACACACAAAAAgttgttgtggaaaccatacaTGAAGTCACAGATGATGTACATGATACCAGAGGATTCTCCTCACGTGAGACACCTAAAGTTGTAACAGAAACAGTGAAGGTCCTTACAGAAGCTTATGTCATATCTAAAGCACCTGAAGTTATACTGAAGACAAGTGAAGTTATGCCAGAGACACCTGAAGTCACATCTCGGACACCTTTGTTGACATCTGAACTTTCAGAGGTGCCTAAGAAAGTACCTGAAACACCTGGCGTACGTGTTGTCCAGCTGAAACCTGCAGAGGAAGACACCCCAACTCCTATCTCAAAAGTGGAGGATATCACGGTTGTACTGAATGACTTGACAACTACTATTCAAAAGACTTTCTCCACCACATTACAAATCTTGCCACAGGACATTTCCAATgatattttagatgaaaacaACATG attggAAATGAAATTGATGACATGTTGGTCCGACCCATACGTCCTTTTGGAGAACATATTGTGGAGCTGAGTATCAAGCTAAGAGGTGAAAGCTATGATGATGCTCTGAGAGATCCATCTAGTTACTACTATCAACATCTATCAGAGCTGTTCATTGAAAAG ATTGAGGAGGTTTTTGAAAGGCTCCCAGGTTTCAAGAAAATATTTGTCCTTGAATTCag GCCACAAAAGGACATTGAAGG AGGCCTGGCAGTGGTGGTGCACTACGCTGTGGTTCTCGAGGGCGATAGTGCGGGAATAAGTAATGAGACCATGGATTACATAAACTTGCATTCCAACATGGTCGAGAACTCCTTCACAGATCCCGATGAGCTGCCCACTGTGGTCTACACAATCACAGACTTCCGAAACTACATCACTGAAGCCCTCCACAAGGAAAATTTCATCAGAAACACCACTCTGGATGTGGACCCTGATTCTTTGCAACTGGAAAATG TGGAGACATTGCTGCCTTCCAAACCAACCAGCAGACCGCTTGACTCCaatgacatgatg GATAATGTTCTTGCCTCTGAGAAACCACCAGATGTTCCTGGACAGGATTTATCCAACAATGacatctttatttcaaatgaTGACTTCGTTGACCCTGTTGACACTGTTGATCCCTGGATGGATGAAAAAAATCAGGACACAAATGCAAATGATGTAATCATCCTTGAAGAAAGTACCACTCTGTCTCCAGCTGAAGTGTCTTTGAAGAATTTGGACATTGAGCTTGCCTCTAAATCTGAGACCTCAAGCAGTGCACCTGCTCCTGGTGCAGAGA ACGATGGTATTCTTGAAGAAGAGGGATTCTTACAAACTGCAACTACAGTCAGTCCTATCATAGGCACGACAACTGGAGTTGCCTTACCTACAGAAACACCTCCCAAGGTAGAAGAAACACCAGTTTCTCCGGTGGAACCTCCTGATCTTGAGGTGACTACTCAGAGTGATTTTATAGACCTGGGCTCAGGCTCTGGTTTCTCTGGGGATCACCTAGGCCCTGACATCTGGCCTTGGGTGTCAGGAACACCACAAGAAGTCTTGACGGACGATGAGGATGAGATACACCAACCACAGGAAGATCAGGAATCTATAGAGGAACAGCTTGAACGTCATCACCAAGATCTCCCACCTGAAGATCCATTCTTGGACAGGGTTCTTGTGACACAAGACATTCGCACACATCCTCACTTCACAACAACTGACGAAGCACCAGTTTTTTTGACTATGGAGACTTTGACAGTTGAGCTTTCTATGCAGACCCAAGTAGCCCCTGAAAGTTATGATGACTATTTTCCAGATGAATCTTCCACTATGGACACACATGTGACCAATCGACCCTTGCTACATGTCTTCACTTCAGCAGAAGCTCAAGATGTGGAGGCATCACAAAGTCCTGATACCGTCAGTTCATCTACTCATAAAGACTATACAGAACGACTTGTTACGCCCACTGTGATCCCACCAAGCACAGCAGTAACTACAGATAAGTATACTACATCAACAGACAACAAACAGAGCAAGGAAACTGTGGGTGCATCAGTTGTAATGCTGGCCTCCACAACAAAGCCAAATAAAATATCTTCAACTACGCAGTTACCTGTAATCATAGACattgaaacattttcagaggaAGGTTCTACCACTTATTCAGAAGCTGCTGATCATCTTGTAACCAAAGGTATCACAGAATTACCTGCACTCCTATGGACAGAGGTGGAAGGATCAGATGAAGTCAAGATTCTAGATGAGGAGATGGAAAGCATCAAGTTTGTGCCTACGAAAAGCCCTGTGACTGAACTCTCAGAAGAGGATATAGTTGGGGATGAGATCTTGGTTGCAACAACAGTCCCAACAACAATAGCCACTGATGGACCAAGTTTAGATCATGTAGCTTCCCTGTCTCCTGAAAAGGACTCTCCGTTCACTCGGATACCACATTCATCTATAGATGAGAATGAACCTGTACCAGAATCAACCACAGAACCTCTACCTACCCATTTACCCACTCATTCGGTTCTTCAAGAGATGACTCAAACTGATGCAGTGCACACGCATTTTGCAACTGTACTCTTGGGAGAGGATATAGTTGGGGATGGAAAATTGGTCGCAACAACAGTCCCGACAACAGTAGCCCCTGATGGACCAAGTTTAGATCATTCAGCTTCCCTGTCTCCTGAAAAGGAATCTCCATTCACTCGGATATCACATTCATCAATAGATGAGGATGAACCTGTACCAGAATCAACCACAGAACCTCCCCAATCACCCACTCATTCAGTTCTTCAAGAGATGACTCAAACTGATGCAGTGCACATGTATGTTGAAACTGTTTCAGAGGAACCTGTTTTATCAGAGAATGATGATGGGGATTCAACTACAATATTTCATTCATCCACAATGTCTGTCATACAAGATGTTTTAGAACATTTGGAGACTGTTAGTTCCACCACTGTACCATCATTTTTTAAACCAACGTTCAGACCTACTGACAAGATAGTTAATCCTGGAGAAACTTCTGACAACTCAGTACAAGAACACACAGTAGGCTCAAGATCTGACATCAAAGACCTCATCCTACCTACCGAACTAGTAAACTCTGATAGTACTACAATGAAAGTTCCTCCTCCAGTGAACCCCAATATAACAGAATTTGAAGTTTCATTTGACATCTTCCCATTTGATGGTCAAAGCCATGATGAAGATAGTGGTAGTGGGTTCGCTCATGGAACTGACTTGGCAAGTATTGCCTTGCCAGCCAGTCCTGGAAGGGCATTAATAGTGTTTTTCAGCCTCAGGGTCACCAACATGATGTTTTCAGAAGATCTGTTCAACAAGAGCTCTACTGAATACAAGGCTCTTGAGCAGCGATTTCAGGAGCTG CTTGTGCCATATCTACAATCCAACCTCAGCAATTTCCAGAATTTAGAGATCTTGAACTTCAGGAATGGCAGCATTGTGGTAAACAGCAGGATGAAGTTTGGGAAGCCAGTTCCCCATGGTGTGACAACAGCAGTGTATCTGATCTTAGAGGACTTCTGTAATACCGCATACCAAACCATGAATCTTGCAATAGACAAGTATTCCTTGGATGTTGAATCAG GTGATAACGCTGATCCTTGTAAATTCCAAGCGTGTAATGAATTCTCCCAGTGTTTAGTCAACCGCTGGTCAGGCGAAGCAGAGTGCGTTTGTAATGCTGGCTATTTTAGCGTGGACGGGCTGCCATGTCAGAGTATCTGTGACATACAGGAAGACTTCTGTCAGAATGATGGGAAATGTGACATCATACCTGGCAAGGGAGCCATATGCAG GTGTCGAGTCGGTGAAAACTGGTGGTATCGAGGTGAACACTGTGAGGAGTTTGTGTCAGAACCACTTGTGGTTGGCATCGCCATCGCCTCGGTTGCAGGGTTCCTCCTTGTGGCGTCGGGAGTGATCTTTTTCCTCGCCAGGACTCTGCGAGACCAGTATGACACGGATGATTCAGAAGACCCTTTACG